In Streptomyces sp. TLI_146, the genomic stretch TCGAGGTGATCTCGCGGTTCCGGGGGGATGGGCGGGGGCCGGTGGCCACGCAGGTCTCGGCGGCCTGGGGGTCCTTCGACACCGAGGAGTACGCGCGCGAGGTGTTGGCGGCGGGGACCTGGGACGGAGCCGTGCTGACCGCCACGACTCCGGAGCAGTTGCTCGCCCTCCGTCTGGTCCCCGGCGCCCACCGTGTCCAGGTCACGGGCAATCACTCCGATCTCACCCCGGTGGCCGAAGTCCGAGAAGCGGAGTACGTCTTCCTCTACGGCAGCATGGACCTCACGGATCTCACTCCGCTGGCCTCGCTCCCCCGGCTCAAACAGCTGGGTCTGAGCCGGTGTTCGGCGCTGCGGGACCTGACCCCGATCGCCCGGCCCGACCTAGAGCACATCTCCCTCTACATGCTCGACCCGGACCTCTCGCTGGATCCCCTGCGGGAGGCGACCGGCCTCAAGAGCGCCTTCATCGGCCATCCCGCGCTGATCGAGAGTGTCGCCGAACTGCCCCTGGGGCCCCTGCTGACCAGGCTCGTACTGGAGCGCCAGATCCGGTACGCAAGCCTCGACGGTATCGAACGCTGGCCGCTCCTCACCGATCTGACGCTCGCCGGACAGGCGCAGCTACGGCAACTGCGCGCGATGCCCGACCTGCTCGGACGGCTGTCCTACTTGGGGCTGCACGAGCTCGAATCCCTCGATCTGCGCCTGCTCGGGGGCGCCACCGAGCTCCGGAGCCTGGCCTTGACCGAGTGCGAGCTCCCGGCCGGGCTGGGGGCTCTGCGCGAGCTTCCGCGGTTGACCCGGCTGTGGATCTCCAGATCGACGACGGCCGGACACCCCCTCGATCTGGCCCCGTTGGCCGATCTCCCCGCGCTCACCATCACGGTGCCGGACGACACCCCCTTCCTCGGCGCCGACCTCATCCCGCCGGAACGGCTGCAGACGTTCCGCACCCGCCCCTGACCCTCACACCCCCACCGCCCCCAGCACCGCCCCCGCCGCGTACGTCACCCCCATGGCCACCGCGCCCCCGGCCATGTTGCGCAGGACCGCCGCGGGGGCCGGCGCCGCCCCCAGCCGCGCGCTGCCCCAGCCCGTGAGGGCCAGGGCCGCCAGGACCGAGGTGACCGTCACGTACAGGCGGACCGAGGACGGGGGCAGGACGATGGCCAGGAGGGGGAGCAGGGCGCCGGCCGTGAAGGCCAGGAAGCTGGCGCCCGCCGCGTGCCAGGGGTTGGCCAGCTCGTCGGGGTCGATGCCGAGCTCCACGCGCGCGTGGGCGCGCAGCGCGTCGCGCTCGGTGAGCTGCTGCGCCGCCTCCCGCGCCACCCCGGCGCTGAGGCCGCGGTCCTCCAGCAGACCGCTCAGCTCCTCCAGTTCGGCCGCCGGGTCCTCGCGCAGCTCGCGCCGCTCCTGCGCGAGGGCCGCCTTCTCGGAGTCGCGCTGGGTGGACACGGAGACGTACTCGCCCGCCGCCATCGACATCGAGCCGGCGAGAAGACCGGCGAGGCCCGCCGTCAGCAGGGCGGAGCGGTCGTCCGTCGCGCCCGCCACGCCGACGACGAGGCCCGCCGTGGACACGATGCCGTCGTTGGCGCCGAGGACCGCCGCCCGCAGCCAGTTCAGGCGCGTGCCGAGGGCGCCCTGGTGGGCCTCGTCGTGGCCCTGGGCCGTCTCCGCTTCCGTCATGCGGCGAAGGGTCTCACCCGCCGCCTCACCACACGCGTACCGACCCACCCAGGGCGAACACCGGGCTCGTCGCGTCCGGCGGGATCTCCTTCAGCGGCTCGGCGATCTCCTCGACCGTCGGGCCCACCTTCGCCGCGACGGTGTCCAGGTACGGCAGGTCGAAGCCGTAGACATGGGCCGCGTTGCCGCCCACCATCCGCGCGACCTCGTCCCTCGGCAGGCCCGCGTACGCGATCCGCAGGCCCTCGCGGGAGTACGGGGTGGTGCCCTCGTCGTGCGGGTAGTCGCTGCCCCACATGATCTTGTCGAGGCCGATCCGGTCGCGCAGCGGCACCTCGTGGGGGCGCATGAAGCTGGCGCCCACATAGCAGTTGTCGCGCCACACCGCGCTCGGGCCCTTGCCCATCGACTCGGCCAGGCCCGCACCGAACTTGGACTCCGCCGTCGCCGCCCGGCTCGCCGCCGACACCAGCCGCTCGTGGTAGTAGTCGAGCATCTCGATCACGCCGGGGATCCAGCCCGAGCCCTGCTCGGTGAGGACCAGCTTCAGCGACGGGTGGCGGCGGAAGGCGCCGCCGAAGATCAGGTGCCACAGGGCCCGGTGCGAGAACCACGTCGTCTCCACCATGAAGACGGCCCGCGCGGCCGGTTCCTCGCCCAGCGGCGGCGAGGCGGAGCCGCCGTGGTGGTTGACGGGCACGTCGAGGTCGGCGCAGGCCGCCCAGACCGGGTCGTGGACGGCCGAGTACAGCTCGGGGACGCCCGAGCCGGGCGGTGCGCCCGGGAGCATGATGCCGCCGGTCAGGCCCGCCTCCTTGGTCCGGCGGATCTCCGCCACCGCCGCGTCGACGTCGCCGAGCAGGATCTGCGCCACGCCCGCCCTGCGGCCCGGCACCAGCCCGCAGAAGTCCGCCAGCCACCGGTTGTGGGCCCGCAGGCCCGCCCAGCGCTGGTCGAGCTCCTCGCGCGTGGGCGCGGGCGCCATCAGGGAGGCCGAGGGGAAGAACGGCGGGATGGTGTTGGGGAACACCACCTCCGCGACGATCCCGTCCGCCTCCAGCTCGGCCACCCGGCGTTCGGAGTTCCAGTTGCGGTCGGCGGTGTCGGCGAGCAGGTCCTCGTGCGGATTGACGTAGGTGGCGGCCCAGGCGTCGAAGTCGTCGTGGTACCGCTTCTCCAGATACGGCTTGTAGTCGAGGAGGTCGGCGCCCGCGTGGCAGTCCGCCGAGATCACGGTGTAGCGGTCGGTGCTCATGACACCCCCAGGACCGGGAAGTCGTGCTCGGTCAGCCAGTGCCGCCCCACCTCGCGCGAGCGCGCCCAGGACGCCTCGACCGCCGACTGGTCCTCGCTCTGGCCGAGTTCGGCCGGGGTCGGGCCGATGCGGCGGGCCAGCGGGGCCAGTTTCGCGGTGTCGAAGCCGAAGACCTCGGCCGCCGCGAGCCCCAGCATCCGGCGCGTCTCCGCCACCGGGATGTCGTGGAAGGTCCTGCGCAGCCACTCGCGGGTGTGCGGCCAGGTGCCCTCCGGGTGCGGGAAGTCGGAGCCCCACAGGATGTTGTCGACGCCGATCTCGTAGCGCTGGGCCAGCTCGCGGCGCTTGGTGTTGGTCGCGCAGACGAAGACCTGCCGGTCCAGGTACTCGCTCGGCGGCCGCTTCAGCTCGGCGAACGGCGAGAGCTTCTTGCCGCCGTGCGCGCCCAGGTACAGCCGGTCCATGAACCAGAGCAGGTTGGGCAGCCACCAGCAGCCCGACTCCGCGACCCCGAAGCGGAGTCCCGGATGGCGCTCGAAGACACCGGACCAGAGCAGGAACCACAGCGGCCGGGCGGGCCACCAGGTGACCTCGCTGACGTAGATGCCGAGGTGGTCGCCGTACTCGTGGCGGGGTGCCGCCCCCGAATGGGTGACGACCGGCATCCCGGTCTCGGCGGCGGCCGCCCAGACGGGGTCGTAACGGCGGTCGTGGTACGGGGCCTTGTCCACCCACATCGAGGGGATCATCAGCGCGCCGAGCCCGGACTCCTTGGCCCGGTGGATTTCCGCGACCACGCGCGCGACGTCGCCCGTCACCGGCAGCAGGGCGACCCCGCAGTGCCGTGCCGCGTTTTCGGCGTCCCCGCCCACGAACTCGGCCAGCCAGCGGTTGTGCGCCTGCGCGCCCGCCATCCCCAGCTCGGGGTCCTGGTCGCCGGAGAGGCCAAGGCCCACCCCGAAGGGCGCGGCGGTGCGGCTGTCGACGGCGTCCGCGTCGGGGAAGACGACCTCGGCGGCCACCCCGTCCCCGTCGAGCTCCTTGAGCCTGCGGGCGGCGTCCCAACCGCCCTTCAGGCCCTCCTCGTTGTCGGCGAACCACTTGTCCGCGAAGGCCTCGTTGCGCACGCCGAGGCGGGTCATCTCCTCGCGGCGGCGGTCGCGCCCGTCGAGGAAGTCGTCGAAGTCGCGGTGGAAACGGGAATCGAGATAGGGCCGGTACCGCTCGGTGGGGAGCCCGGCGTGGCAGTCGGAGGAGATGATCAGATACGGGTCGTGCTGTGCGCCTGGCGATGTGCTGCTCTTCGGCATGGCGGATCCCTCAGTCCAGTATGAAGCTCTCCAAGTACGACGGATTGGCCCGGCCCAGCATCGACTGCGACCTCGCCCTGATCTGGCGGTCGCTGTGCTCGCTCGGCGGGAGCATCCAGAAGCGGTCGGCCCGGATGCCGTCGACGACCGTCTCGGCGACCTCCTCGACCGGGGTGAACTCGATCTCCTGCCCGGCCGCCCTCATCGCCGCCTCCCACTGGCCCAGGCTGCGGTAGGGCGCCTTGCGCGGGCGCTCCTTGGCGTACCGGGCCGGGCGGTTGCGGTGCGACTCCCACAGTCCGGTGCGCAGCATGTGCGGCCCGGGGAAGAGCACGGACGCGCCCACGCGCGCGTGCTCCGCCTTCAGGTGCGCGTACAGCGACTCGGTCATGGTGACGACGGCCGCCTTGGTGACCGCGTACACGGAGGCGGTGGGCAGCGGCGCGATCCCGCCGTCGGCCGACGAGGTGTTGACCACGTGGCCCGGCTCGCCGGAGGCGATCATGCGGGGCACGAAGGCCTGGATGCCGTGGAAGACGCCCCACACGTTGACGGCGAAGGCCCACTTCCAGTCGTTGACCTCGTGCTCCCACATCCGGCCCTCGGCGCCCGAGCCGACGCCCGCGTTGTTGCACAGGACGTGGACGCCCCCGAACGTGTCGTACGCCGCGTCCGCCAGCTCCCGTACGGACGCGCGCTCCGAGACGTCCGCCACGCGCGCGTGGACCCGCGCCCCCTCCTCGCGCAGCTCCTGCGCCGCCTTCTCCAGGGCCGCCTCCTCGACGTCCGCGAGGACCACCTTGAGCCCCTCGGCCGCGAACCGGCGGGCCATGGCGAGCCCGATCCCGCTCGCCGCGCCGGTGACGACGGCGACCTGTCCCTCGGCGAGCCGCATCACACGCTCCCCGCCGGGGGCCCGTCGAGGATCTGCTGCGGGTCGTCGTAGCGCTGGTGGATGTACGGCAACAGGGCCTCGGCGCTGACCCGTTCGGCCACCCGGCCGCGCTGGTCGGTGGTCTTCTCGCCGATCGTGATCTCCACGACGCGCCGCACCGGGAGGTCCGCGACCGGGTCGTACATCGACTCGCGCAGCACCACGTCCCCGGTGATCCGCTCCAGCTTGCGGACCTTCTCGTTGCGTACGCAGTGCACGAGCACCGGGTCCGCGTCGAAGCCCTCGCCGTCCACGGCGGGCAGGAACTTGAAGTAGAAGTCGGTCTTCTCCACCGGTTCCGGCAGCGGCAGCACGCTGTCGACCGCGCCGCGCACCTCGACGAAGGCGATGCCGTGCCGGGCGAGCGCGGCCCGCACGACCAGGCCGTCCCGCTCGACGGTGACCTCGCCGAGCTTCTTCGGCTCGCCGAACACCTCGCGCCCGCCGATCAGCGCCCGCTCATGGGTCATCGGCATCACCAGCGGATACCAGCCGGGCTGCCCGTCGTGCACGGCGGACACCGCCACCGAGCCCGCGCCGAGCGGATAGCCGGGCAGGTCGACCCGGCTGATGTTGGCCCGTACGAGTGAATCCCCGGCGGGCTTGAGCGGCGGCGGCAGCACGGCCGCCACCGCGTCGGGGTCGCTCTCCCAGACGGCCACCACACCGGTGGACCA encodes the following:
- a CDS encoding acetoacetate decarboxylase family protein, whose translation is MARVRYGARTEDEIRAARSASSRLPDIWSTGVVAVWESDPDAVAAVLPPPLKPAGDSLVRANISRVDLPGYPLGAGSVAVSAVHDGQPGWYPLVMPMTHERALIGGREVFGEPKKLGEVTVERDGLVVRAALARHGIAFVEVRGAVDSVLPLPEPVEKTDFYFKFLPAVDGEGFDADPVLVHCVRNEKVRKLERITGDVVLRESMYDPVADLPVRRVVEITIGEKTTDQRGRVAERVSAEALLPYIHQRYDDPQQILDGPPAGSV
- a CDS encoding amidohydrolase family protein, yielding MPKSSTSPGAQHDPYLIISSDCHAGLPTERYRPYLDSRFHRDFDDFLDGRDRRREEMTRLGVRNEAFADKWFADNEEGLKGGWDAARRLKELDGDGVAAEVVFPDADAVDSRTAAPFGVGLGLSGDQDPELGMAGAQAHNRWLAEFVGGDAENAARHCGVALLPVTGDVARVVAEIHRAKESGLGALMIPSMWVDKAPYHDRRYDPVWAAAAETGMPVVTHSGAAPRHEYGDHLGIYVSEVTWWPARPLWFLLWSGVFERHPGLRFGVAESGCWWLPNLLWFMDRLYLGAHGGKKLSPFAELKRPPSEYLDRQVFVCATNTKRRELAQRYEIGVDNILWGSDFPHPEGTWPHTREWLRRTFHDIPVAETRRMLGLAAAEVFGFDTAKLAPLARRIGPTPAELGQSEDQSAVEASWARSREVGRHWLTEHDFPVLGVS
- a CDS encoding VIT family protein — encoded protein: MTEAETAQGHDEAHQGALGTRLNWLRAAVLGANDGIVSTAGLVVGVAGATDDRSALLTAGLAGLLAGSMSMAAGEYVSVSTQRDSEKAALAQERRELREDPAAELEELSGLLEDRGLSAGVAREAAQQLTERDALRAHARVELGIDPDELANPWHAAGASFLAFTAGALLPLLAIVLPPSSVRLYVTVTSVLAALALTGWGSARLGAAPAPAAVLRNMAGGAVAMGVTYAAGAVLGAVGV
- a CDS encoding SDR family NAD(P)-dependent oxidoreductase, which codes for MRLAEGQVAVVTGAASGIGLAMARRFAAEGLKVVLADVEEAALEKAAQELREEGARVHARVADVSERASVRELADAAYDTFGGVHVLCNNAGVGSGAEGRMWEHEVNDWKWAFAVNVWGVFHGIQAFVPRMIASGEPGHVVNTSSADGGIAPLPTASVYAVTKAAVVTMTESLYAHLKAEHARVGASVLFPGPHMLRTGLWESHRNRPARYAKERPRKAPYRSLGQWEAAMRAAGQEIEFTPVEEVAETVVDGIRADRFWMLPPSEHSDRQIRARSQSMLGRANPSYLESFILD
- a CDS encoding amidohydrolase family protein, whose amino-acid sequence is MSTDRYTVISADCHAGADLLDYKPYLEKRYHDDFDAWAATYVNPHEDLLADTADRNWNSERRVAELEADGIVAEVVFPNTIPPFFPSASLMAPAPTREELDQRWAGLRAHNRWLADFCGLVPGRRAGVAQILLGDVDAAVAEIRRTKEAGLTGGIMLPGAPPGSGVPELYSAVHDPVWAACADLDVPVNHHGGSASPPLGEEPAARAVFMVETTWFSHRALWHLIFGGAFRRHPSLKLVLTEQGSGWIPGVIEMLDYYHERLVSAASRAATAESKFGAGLAESMGKGPSAVWRDNCYVGASFMRPHEVPLRDRIGLDKIMWGSDYPHDEGTTPYSREGLRIAYAGLPRDEVARMVGGNAAHVYGFDLPYLDTVAAKVGPTVEEIAEPLKEIPPDATSPVFALGGSVRVW